In Miscanthus floridulus cultivar M001 chromosome 8, ASM1932011v1, whole genome shotgun sequence, the sequence ATGGTCGGGATCTTCCTGTCGGTGTGGGTGCGGCGGGAGCTCGTGCAGTACGTCGGCCACCTCCGGGTCGACTGCGTCGGCCGGGGCATCATGGGCCGCCTCGGGAACAAGGTCTGCAAGCGCGCGCGCGCGTCTTGTCTCGTGCATGCCGAATCTTACGAACGAGGGAGCGTCTGATTCTGAATTCTGAATTTCTGAAATCACCAGGGATGCATCGCCATGAGCATGACGCTGCACCACACGAGCATCTGCTTCGTGTGCTGCCACCTGGCGTCCGGCGAGAAGGAGGGCGACGAGGTGCGGAGGAACTCCGACGTCGCCGAGATCCTCAAGAACGCCCAGTTCCCGCGCATCTGCAAGGTGCCCGGCCAGCGCGTTCCTGAGAAGATCATTGACCACGAGTAAGCAACCATCCACTGAAAATAAAAACATGGCAGGGCACATCATTCTTCTACACCTCTGCGCTCTGGCGCTTACTTACGCCTCTGAATCAATGCCCATCCAATGCAGTCGGATCATATGGCTTGGGGATTTGAATTACCGAGTCTCGTTAAGCTACGAGGAAACAAAGACGCTGCTGGAGGAGAATGAGTGGGACATCTTATTGGAGAAAGATCAGGTATCAACTACTCCGTATGAAACAGGATTTTTCAGATATATGCTACAGTGTTACTACAGAGAAAtgcagtaaaaataccggaggtTTCGCTCAGAAAACCTCATGCTGACAATATGGTATCTTAACAGCTCGCCATGGAGAGACAAGCCGGGAGAGTGTTCAAAGGATGGAAGGAGGGCAAGATCTACTTTGCCCCTACATACAAGTACAAGCAGAACTCCGACTCATATGTATGGGAGACCGCCAAATCGAAGAAGAAACGACGAACGCCGGCATGGTAACATAACAAGTACAGCATTGGTTTGAAGATTCAGACATGCCAAAGCTTTGAGGCTTCCTGAGGCAGACTGATATTTCTGAATGTTCTCATGTTGATGATGCAGGTGTGACCGGATACTGTGGCACGGCCAGGGCATCGAGCAGCTGCAGTACATCAGGGGCGAGTTCAGGCTCTCCGATCACAGGCCTGTCTGCAGCGTGTTCGTGGTCGAAGCCGATGTAGATAGTGGGAGCAAGATCAGAAAGGGCTACTCAACTCTGGACGCTAGGATCCACTGCGATTCCTCCGCGATACCCAAGAGACACAGCTTCTATGATGACTTCTAAAATTTTGACTTGTGATGATAGTTTTGTCTATAATATAGTAGCTTACAAAGATCAGAAACGTTTGTAGCGAAAAGGCTGAAGTTTTTCAAGCCTAACACTTGTCTTGTACTCCAAGTGGTATACTAACTGAAAGTCAATGGTGGTTACTGAACAGAATACAAGTGAACAATGGTATTTCACCCAACAGCTACTGTCTGCTGGTGAAAAGCGCTTGCGGTCTTGCTATTGAGTATAGAAAATGCCATCCAGATAGGCAGATACAACAGTGTTTTTCCTGTAAATACAAGGGCATAGCAGAAACTGAACACCGAATCACATTCTGTCATGAAAATTGAAAAGTGAGGGTAACATTATGGTGTTAGTTCTTTACCATATGGTAGATCTCATTCTGTCATGAAAAGGTTCCTCAAATAAGATCGTGAGGCATGACGATTTGCCATGTTAAAAGAGTTTCTCATCGCTTTTCGTGTTCATCTTTTAGTGAACTGTGGTAGAGATCCTATCAATTTTTAGCATTTTTGTTTCATGGTGATACTCAGAGATCAGATTAAACGCCACTTTTATATGCTGGGGCATTAGCTTCTCCTGGCAAGCTTTTCTGCTCAACTGTGCTTGGTTCAGTCCGTGTTCGTTCCTCCTTTTCAGATTCGGTATCCGATTCTTCACTCTTTTCAGGAGCAGTCTCCATGTTTTCCCTCTTACCAGATCCAGCATCTTCAGTCTTGGCACCTGAAATGCTTTCTGGGGCTTTTTGGCTGCTCATCTGAGATGGCTCATAAGCAAGAGCTGAATTCTCAGGGCTCCAAAATGATGGCATCTTCTTGTCATCTTCTCTCATCCTCACAGCATAATCATTTATATTGAAAGTTGCTGGGTTCTTGCcaccaaatgcacattctaactcATCCATGTTGAAAAGTTCTTCGATGATCTTCATGGTGTCAGGTCTGTCCGAGTATACAAATTTGACCTTGTTTCTGGTCTTCTTCTCAAGAAGGGGGCTCGCCATCTACATTCAGATCTAGATTTTAGTTCTTGAAATGTATCATGAATTCATGATTAACTGAAACATCAGGTGTTTAATTTCCTTGATACATATGAAACTGATACttatgtacagcaaaactacaaggCAACATCTCACTAGCTGCTGCTGTTCCGCTTCAGTTACTCTCTAGTGTTTCATTATGGCTGGCTGGTGCTCtgcagctgcagcctgcagcGCTGCAGAGATGCAAGCGTGCCGTGAGCAACCCACAAAATTAAGCCTATATGCGGGTTCGTGGGCTATCCCGCTTGCATCCCTAGCTGCAGTAGCAAGCTCAGTCGAACACACCGAATTAGTACATAAACAAATATGATTTATTACAATATCAAGATGGAAATTCAAAAAATGTTACATCAATCTTTTACTGGAGTCTATATGTAGGAAGGTGATGAAATTGGTCAGGACATGGTGTATTCATGGAACATGTCATCCTAAATATCTGATGAAATAAATAAGAAGCTCAAATATTTGTAAAGACATACCTTCCAGAAAGGCTCAAAAAACTTTGGAGCATTGTAAAGAATTGCCACACCCAATCTTTCAGGATAATGGCCTTGTAGGACATCTGCTGTCATCTTTGTCACCTGAATTGACAAGTTACCTAAGTTGAAACCAGCAAAATCAATGAGCCAAACCATCTGATCCTGACCATGTGGCAGATTTAGAATTGCAATCTCCATACAGTACACCAAGTACTTGACTTGCCCATTGGGATTCTTGGTATTCTGAAAAATAAAATAACAACTCAGAATGGTTGAATTAGACAGCATGTATTTATATGCATATAAAAATGTGCATTCAACAGTGAAAGTGGTAAAAACAAAAAGGTTTTATGGGGAACTCCCCACATTCACGTCTCAAAAAAGAAAAGATAGATGAAAAAGGGAACATAAGAGCATTATCAAACCTGGCATCCAGGTCTCATGACAAGGATACTCCGCTCAATCTTGTCAAAGTAATCAGTTCGGTAAATTTTCCCGGTCACCGCTTCATCCGATATGTCATCCTACATAAAGAAATGCAAAATAAGATTTTCTATCAGATAATAATTCATCAAACCAGATGCCATAATGCACCAAATGTTTCACAAAGCATGCTTAAAAGCTTCGTGCTGGCATAAGCAAAATCACACGTGTACCATTGTCACATACTTCAAAGCAATATGACTTAGAAAAAATCTCACCCAACGGATTTCATCTGGCTTATATTCGGAACGCCATTTTAAGGTCGTCTTCAGCATTCTAGTAGCCTTCTTTATGTCCCAGTTCCTTGCTATCAGGTACCTTGCAATTGAAGCATCTGAGCAATATAGAGCTGATTTTCCGGATAGCTGTCCTAGGTCAGTTCTAACTTTACCAATCTGacatgaaagaaaaagaaaaataagaatgcACACTGTATGAGTTCTATATAAGATAATGGTAACAATTGGCTATTTGGGTGCCTAActggaaaagaaaaaggaaaggaggcAAACAAGTTTAAGATGCATTTTATATCTAGAGCTCTTCCACTTAGTAGCAAACAAACAAAATATTGAATCCAGGTGACATGAAATCACCTTGGACAGCTGCTCCTCATACAATGCTGCTTCTTTCCCATGGCCATTGGTTGTACCACTCACTGAACTCATAGTGCCCTTTCACTATTTCCTACAAGAATAAAATCAAAAGGCCTTGTAAGAACTTCAGTCTAAGTTACACAAAGGAGAATAACTATAGCTCCTGTGAGGGAGAAAAACAGCAGGACAGGCAAAGTAAAAACAGAATTTCAGCAGACATGCACAGCAAAAGTGCTGATGGTAAAATCATTCACAATTACGAATTGTACAATTATGCTAGGATTTGAACTCCATACTGAGTTCAttgagggtgtgtttggttgagctgtggctgtgggaaaaagctgctatgggctgtgagctgtagaaaagctgaaaactgtttggttaaacaagtataaaatataccttctatctttatctctcttgaaacaactatggaagagctttttatttcaccaatttcgaaaagcagaaagccaaaagccaaaaacagggtcaaaccagctttcaaaaatgtactacggaaaagcagctgcttctgaaaaagcagcctccaaaagcagcccctttggttgggcttttggcttttggggccaaaagccaaagccaaaagcccaaccaaacggaccctGAATCAAGCACAGTTAAGCAGATACAGAGTGTCTAGGCAGTAAAGATAACATATCATGTTCAGAAGCAAACTAAAAACCCTCATAGAGCCCATGCAGTATCAGAACATATTTATAGGTAAACTAAAGCAACTTCACAGAGCCCATGCTAGAGGTACTAGTTTTTGCATTGAACAGACAATGAAAAACTCATAGTTGACATGCTAAAAACGTGTGTATGAATAAACCTATACAGATAACGGAGAATTACCATGTTTGTTTGCATAAACGTACCTACTCCCATATATAAAGACACATTCTGTGTATAAATAGACCAACTGAGAGCGTCTTTTCTGTCTTCTACATGCATGCTAACACTGCTAGTAGTAGCACAATAAAGCACTACCAACTAACGGCAATCTTAATGGACAGGGCAGGCAGGAATGAAACCATCATAATGCAGCAATATATGATATCAAGGGTATCCACCCCCCAGAGTCCCAACTTTGCATAACCCGCTAATGAAACTGACAACCAAGAAACAGCCAAACCGGTAAACAAAATTTCAGATAATCACATCAACAACCATGTCCCTCCCAATTTCATTCCAGTAAACGAGCAGAGCCCAGAATAGCAAAATCCCAGTTCAAGCATGGCACGCCTCTGCGCCACTGCTAAGGTCAACGGGCGCTCTGCTGCCTGAACTAGGAAATCCAGCTACTCCACGAAATGGCAGTATGTCACCACAAGACGCAACCGATATTCTACTCCATCAGACACAGTGCAAGCTGCGAAACCCCTAGTCTGCGATTGCCTCCTCCAAGCTAACGACAACACGGAGCAAAACCTCCTCCGCATATCGCGTGTGATCGAGGGTTCCTTGCACAATCACCAAATCGCTAGGAACAACAGGAAGAAGAAGCTAGCAATCTTCCGTACAAAAAGGCGCTCGAAAAGTCTAATCCCCCTCAATAAGATAGAGCAGCATAGAGCAAGAGTTGAGGACGAGATCCCGGCGCTCACCTCAGCGAGCCGCTCGAGCGGAGGAAGGCGGCGAGGGCGAGGCAGGATGCGCGaacgtccccgtccccgtccccgtccccctcctcctcctaccctcttcttcctccttgctCGGGAACAAGCGAAGACGGTAGTTGCCTTTTTGTGTTGATTACTCGTGGTTTTTGTCCGCTCGATTGGATTTGGATGGTCAAGGGACTTTTGCCGGGTTCCGGGTGGCCGAAGCCGAATCACCTAGACAGCAGCTCACGCACGTCCTTGTTCACAgccccgaattttttattttttagctttttctgaaagtttctcataaatacatttctagcaaaaaaaaaaaaaaaagaaaatagactCTTAACTCGGCACCATCGATGCtgacgccgagctaacacgtctcggcgccagcgtccctagCGCCGAGCTCATAGGCGCGAAGCAGATGTGGCGGTGACATGACAGGCAGCTCGGCGCCGTGGATCTTGGCGCTGAGCTCAGCGCCAgagttgctggcgccgagctattTGTCATGTACCCCGGGCATGATCATGATGGGAGGCTGGGACAGGGAGTgggagcaacagcagcagccatggaGTCCAGTCCAGTCCAGTGCACCTTATTCCTGCATGTGATGGTCTCTGACTGCGCGCCTTTTCTATCGGCTTTGGCCACCCATGGa encodes:
- the LOC136474873 gene encoding uncharacterized protein, yielding MSSVSGTTNGHGKEAALYEEQLSKIGKVRTDLGQLSGKSALYCSDASIARYLIARNWDIKKATRMLKTTLKWRSEYKPDEIRWDDISDEAVTGKIYRTDYFDKIERSILVMRPGCQNTKNPNGQVKYLVYCMEIAILNLPHGQDQMVWLIDFAGFNLGNLSIQVTKMTADVLQGHYPERLGVAILYNAPKFFEPFWKMASPLLEKKTRNKVKFVYSDRPDTMKIIEELFNMDELECAFGGKNPATFNINDYAVRMREDDKKMPSFWSPENSALAYEPSQMSSQKAPESISGAKTEDAGSGKRENMETAPEKSEESDTESEKEERTRTEPSTVEQKSLPGEANAPAYKSGV
- the LOC136474872 gene encoding type I inositol polyphosphate 5-phosphatase 5-like isoform X2, with product MSTPGSTGTWNVGGKPPDSSVNLEEFLQIEGLPDIYVLGFQEIVPLNAGNVLVVEDNEPAGKWMELIYQALNRPPAQDGQSSGDELSPPESTSSHYPQQPSQVRQGTRDPSNTAIPKSSSGGQLFAQKPPPPLKMVNKSYRVDNALVKTCTCMSDPSTMQRRAREMREFLYRVEAAAASPGRSAGADDDALASIEGGDQKGGGINYCLIARKQMVGIFLSVWVRRELVQYVGHLRVDCVGRGIMGRLGNKGCIAMSMTLHHTSICFVCCHLASGEKEGDEVRRNSDVAEILKNAQFPRICKVPGQRVPEKIIDHDRIIWLGDLNYRVSLSYEETKTLLEENEWDILLEKDQLAMERQAGRVFKGWKEGKIYFAPTYKYKQNSDSYVWETAKSKKKRRTPAWCDRILWHGQGIEQLQYIRGEFRLSDHRPVCSVFVVEADVDSGSKIRKGYSTLDARIHCDSSAIPKRHSFYDDF